The nucleotide window TCGCCGCCCAGgcacgcccacgcccacgaCCACAAGCACTATGCCGCATTCAACGGCATTCCGTCTGAGGAGAACCCACCCACCATCCGCAGCGGCCTGAACCACAGCTACTCGCACCCGAATTGTGTGCCTGCCGGGGGCAAGAGGCAGTCTCGCTTGGTTGCGACGCTGTTCTATAAACCGaacggcgaaggcggcgcggcggcggcagcggcagcttcgtcgggcggcagcggctttGCATCGCCGCCCAAGTTGAACTCGGAAGGCTCCAGCAGCAAGGACTCCCTTCCGGCCAACTTCGCGCCGACGCAGGACCCCGAGACCTTCCCGCTCGAGCCCCCGACCCAGGagcccgagaagctcgaccACCTGTATGGCTCCTATGTCTCGCCCATGTGCGTGACTTCGTTCCTGCACCTCATGTCGACCTTTCCCCTGCCCGCCGGCGAGACCGACTACAGCTCGTCGCATCGCTGCCTCGACAGCCAGGACAGCCCgcacgtcgtcgagctgACCCTCGACCCGGCCCCTTGCCAGAGCTACCTCAGCCTGACCGACCTGCGGAGGCACGAGCTCATCTACCGTTTCGAGAGGGAATGGAGCGTCAACGTCGCCCTGCAGCCCGACACCCTGTGGCGCCGCCACCCCAGGCTGGTCGTTTTCGACATGGACAGCACCCTCATCACGCAGGAGGTGATTGACCTGCTCGCCGCGACCATCAAGGACCCGCCCGACCTGGCTGCGCGcgtcgccgacatcaccCACCGCGCCATGCTGGGCGAGCTCGAGTTCGACGCCGCCTTCCGCGAGCGCGTGCAGCTCCTCAAGGGCCTCCCCGCGTCCTTCTTTGAGCAGCTGAGGCCCGTCCTGGACGTAACCAAGGGCGTGCCACGTCTCATCAAGGCCCTGAAGCGCCTCGGTGTCAAGACCGCGGTGCTCTCCGGcggcttcctccccctcacGAGCTGGCTGGCCGGGGAGCTGGGCATCGACTACGCCCACGCCAACGAGGTTgtcatcgacgacgccggcaacCTCACGGGCGAGGTCAAGGGTCTCATCGTGGGCAAGGAGAGGAAAcgcgacctcctcgtcgaaatcgccggcaaggagggcatcgACCTGTCGCAGGTCGTTGCcgtgggcgacggcgcgAACGACCTGCTGATGCTGGGGACGGCGGGTCTGGGCGTCGCCTGGAACGCGAAGCCGATGGTGCAGATGGAGGCCGACACGAGGCTGAATGGCGAGagcctcctcgacctgctgTACCTCTTTGGTTTCACCGGAGACGAGATTGAGCAGCTTTCTTCATAGGTCTGGGAGAGCACACGGACGGGAGAGGCGGAGGGGCCCAGTCGTGGattgtggtggtggcggtgttGGCGGAGTTGTGGGCACAAACGAAAGACATCGCCGTCTTTTTCTTCTGGTCGGGAGTACTTTTACACGCCCTCATGAGTTAATTGCATGTCAATGAGATTCTGATGCGAAAGAGAAAGTAAATAAATGAGCTCGCATGTGATTTCTTCCCGCTTAATTATTCACAGCATCAGTCACAAGAACGCGTAACGACGagcggcgctgctgctgcgcaaTGAAGGTAGTGGTGAGATGGTATCGCAAGGTAGAAATTGTGGTAAAATCTGAATTCTCCTTATCTACACATGAAAACCACCTTCCGCCCTCTGCACTGCTCGCGCATGAAAACGTCTTCTCAACAACAGGTATCTATAGGTAGTTCTTTAAGGGTAGCCGTCCTTGCCCCACTTGTTGTACTTGTCGTGCAATTCCTGAGTCACGATGGTTAGCTTGGGAGGCGTTCTTAGACAAACCCCGAGGCATCTGCCGTTTGTGATCTGGACCACCACGGATAGCAGTCCATTGAGGGCCGGAGGGGTCGCAAACGCACCTTGGGGAGAGTGACGTTagggacgatgacggtgttGACGGCGCTGGGAGCATCCTTGGGCTCGTTGTTGGGGTTGCCGCCGGGGTGGTACTTGTACTTGCCCTCACCGTCGTTCTCCCAGGGCATACCGGCCTTCAGGACGGGGCTCTCGGAGGTAGAGGAGGTGGGGGTGCGGCCtgcgcgagagagagaaaaaaaagagtgaCGTTAGCCAttgccgagctcgacgaaATGGGACAGACGACAGAAGTCGTGGAAACGTACCGAAGTAGAGGCCGGCACCGCCAAGGGCAGCAACCATGACACCACCGAGGATCTGTAGGACGAGAACTCAATTAGCATTCCATAGGTTTCCTCCTAACCCCCGCGCAAAGCCGCCCtagccccctccccccgttgtccttcttcttgtgcGAGTCGGTCTTCGTAGGCCAGTTGCAGGGGTgcaagtgtgtgtgtgtgtgccgGCTGGCTTCGAAGCGCGCTTTCACAGGGAGAGAGATGTGCGGGTGGGCAGGGGCGGGTTGGCGATATGGAAGGGTTCCCGGTggatggggatggatgggataTCACGCACGATGAGTTCGGGGTTGCGCTTGGACTCCTGGGTGAGCTGCTGCTTGGCCTGAGCCTGCTCCTGCTGGGTGAAGCGGCGGACCGTGGTAGAGAaggcgcggcgggcgacgaAGGAGGCCATTGTTGCGGTGGTTCTGACGTGTGGTCGTTGGGGGGAGTGGATGTTGCAAAGTGAGGTTCGGCTGTCGTATGATTTCGGAGCTTCAGGTTCGTTCGGTGATCCCAAGGTTGAAATTCGGGAGAAACGATTGGCCGGGCTTATACGTAAGTGTGATTGGTCAATCGGGGGTGATGTGGACATTACCTCATTCTGCAATGCTTAAGTGCATTGTATCTAGCTAAACAGTCTTAGGAATATACCCGGCTTAAGTGTCTA belongs to Colletotrichum higginsianum IMI 349063 chromosome 5, whole genome shotgun sequence and includes:
- a CDS encoding Phosphoserine phosphatase SerB produces the protein MADASPAKSTTSPRPQLTSSMRSSSFLREHQQYRPPQHPEGRFGIDTVVEDLSNVSVSPPRHAHAHDHKHYAAFNGIPSEENPPTIRSGLNHSYSHPNCVPAGGKRQSRLVATLFYKPNGEGGAAAAAAASSGGSGFASPPKLNSEGSSSKDSLPANFAPTQDPETFPLEPPTQEPEKLDHLYGSYVSPMCVTSFLHLMSTFPLPAGETDYSSSHRCLDSQDSPHVVELTLDPAPCQSYLSLTDLRRHELIYRFEREWSVNVALQPDTLWRRHPRLVVFDMDSTLITQEVIDLLAATIKDPPDLAARVADITHRAMLGELEFDAAFRERVQLLKGLPASFFEQLRPVLDVTKGVPRLIKALKRLGVKTAVLSGGFLPLTSWLAGELGIDYAHANEVVIDDAGNLTGEVKGLIVGKERKRDLLVEIAGKEGIDLSQVVAVGDGANDLLMLGTAGLGVAWNAKPMVQMEADTRLNGESLLDLLYLFGFTGDEIEQLSS